In Nitrospinota bacterium, a genomic segment contains:
- the rpsP gene encoding 30S ribosomal protein S16 yields the protein MAVVIRLTRRGTKKKPFYRIVAADSRFPRDGRFLEILGTFDPLKEADNCNVDTEKASAWIAKGAQPSKTVASLLKKAGIGQ from the coding sequence TTGGCTGTTGTTATTAGATTGACCCGGCGGGGCACGAAAAAGAAACCTTTTTACCGAATTGTTGCGGCGGATTCCCGATTTCCCAGGGATGGCCGGTTTCTGGAAATTCTGGGAACCTTCGATCCGTTAAAAGAAGCAGACAATTGCAACGTTGACACGGAAAAAGCTTCGGCATGGATTGCCAAAGGGGCTCAGCCCAGCAAAACGGTGGCATCTCTTCTGAAAAAAGCTGGAATCGGGCAG